The following proteins come from a genomic window of Streptomyces sp. GS7:
- a CDS encoding M3 family metallopeptidase translates to MTSAKSSPPASAVPAPTATDAAPLMPNPFFTPSELPYELPPFARIRHEHFLPAFERGMADQLAEVAAIGGSDAPPTFENTVEALERSGAVLLRVSRVFFNKTHADTDDATQALEAEIVPRLSAHEDAVLLDPALFARLETLHEQRDHLGLDGEQRRLLERHHALRVRAGARLAPEQQARLRELNAEIAALCTEFGRNLRVDTAAAALVVERAEELAGLSKDDIAAAAQSARDLGHDGHYVLGLRNFTNPPQLAFLEDPALRERLLTASLERGLTSNGPLAVAVVTLRAERAALLGYPHHAAWQVADQTAGTAGAVEEMLGRLTGPALAHAEREGAALAEAAGVAEVRAADWQYYAERVRKERFDLDAAALRPYLELERVLHDGVFHAATLVYGVTFSERPDLVAYHPDARVFEVHNADGSPVGLYIGDFHARESKRGGAWMNELVLQSRLLDQRSVVVNNLNIPKPPAGDPVLLTWPEVITLFHEFGHALHGLFSDVRYPLLAGTKVPRDFVEFPSQVNEMWAEWPEVLAHYARHHRTGEPMPPELPAKLREAERFGEGFDSVEHLAAALLDWSWHTLPAAELPDKDGTAAFEAAALERHGLARPAIPPRYRTGYFAHVFGGGYAAGYYGYRWAEVLDADTVRWFRENGRTVRESGEIFRRELLGRGNSVDPMEAFHAVVGHAPDIGPLLARRGAEG, encoded by the coding sequence ATGACTTCTGCGAAGAGTTCCCCACCGGCTTCCGCAGTACCCGCGCCGACGGCCACCGACGCGGCCCCGCTGATGCCGAACCCTTTCTTCACGCCGAGTGAACTGCCCTATGAACTCCCGCCGTTCGCCCGTATCCGGCACGAGCACTTCCTGCCCGCCTTCGAACGCGGTATGGCCGACCAGCTGGCCGAGGTCGCCGCCATCGGGGGCAGCGACGCGCCCCCGACGTTCGAGAACACCGTGGAGGCGCTGGAACGCAGCGGCGCGGTGCTGTTGCGGGTGTCGCGGGTGTTCTTCAACAAGACGCATGCGGACACCGATGACGCGACACAGGCGCTTGAGGCCGAGATCGTCCCGCGGCTGTCCGCCCATGAGGACGCCGTACTCCTCGACCCCGCCCTGTTCGCCCGGCTGGAGACGCTCCATGAGCAGCGCGACCACCTGGGGCTGGACGGTGAGCAGCGGCGGCTGCTGGAGCGCCACCACGCCCTGCGGGTCCGCGCCGGGGCGCGGCTGGCACCCGAACAGCAGGCCCGGCTGAGGGAGTTGAACGCCGAGATCGCCGCCCTGTGCACCGAGTTCGGGAGGAACCTGCGGGTCGACACCGCGGCGGCCGCGCTGGTGGTGGAGCGCGCCGAGGAGCTGGCCGGGCTATCGAAGGACGACATCGCCGCCGCGGCGCAGAGCGCCCGGGATCTCGGACACGACGGCCACTACGTGCTCGGCCTGCGCAACTTCACCAACCCGCCCCAGCTCGCCTTCTTGGAGGACCCGGCGCTGCGCGAGCGGCTGCTCACCGCCTCCCTGGAGCGCGGCCTCACCAGCAACGGCCCGCTCGCCGTCGCCGTGGTCACGCTGCGCGCCGAGCGCGCCGCGCTGCTGGGCTATCCGCACCACGCCGCCTGGCAGGTCGCCGACCAGACCGCCGGTACGGCCGGCGCCGTCGAGGAGATGCTGGGCAGGCTGACCGGCCCGGCCCTCGCCCACGCCGAGCGCGAGGGCGCCGCGCTGGCCGAGGCGGCGGGCGTGGCGGAGGTCCGCGCGGCCGACTGGCAGTACTACGCCGAGCGGGTCCGAAAGGAGCGGTTCGACCTCGACGCCGCGGCGCTGCGCCCCTATCTGGAGCTGGAGAGGGTCCTGCACGACGGCGTCTTCCACGCCGCCACCCTGGTCTACGGTGTCACCTTCAGCGAGCGCCCCGACCTGGTGGCGTACCACCCGGACGCCCGGGTCTTCGAGGTGCACAACGCCGACGGCAGCCCCGTCGGCCTCTACATCGGCGACTTCCACGCCCGGGAGTCCAAGCGGGGCGGCGCCTGGATGAACGAGCTGGTGCTCCAGTCCCGGCTGCTGGACCAGCGCTCCGTGGTCGTCAACAACCTGAACATCCCCAAGCCGCCGGCCGGCGACCCCGTACTCCTGACCTGGCCCGAAGTCATCACGCTCTTCCACGAGTTCGGGCACGCGCTGCACGGGCTGTTCTCCGACGTCCGCTATCCACTGCTGGCGGGCACCAAGGTGCCGCGCGACTTCGTCGAATTCCCGTCGCAGGTCAACGAGATGTGGGCGGAGTGGCCCGAGGTCCTCGCCCATTACGCCCGGCACCACCGCACCGGCGAGCCGATGCCGCCCGAGCTGCCGGCCAAGCTGCGCGAGGCGGAACGGTTCGGCGAGGGCTTCGACAGCGTGGAGCACCTGGCCGCCGCACTGCTGGACTGGTCCTGGCACACCCTCCCCGCCGCCGAACTGCCGGACAAGGACGGCACCGCGGCGTTCGAGGCCGCCGCGCTGGAGCGCCACGGCCTGGCCCGGCCCGCCATCCCGCCGCGCTACCGGACCGGCTACTTCGCCCATGTCTTCGGCGGCGGCTACGCGGCCGGCTACTACGGCTACCGCTGGGCGGAAGTACTGGACGCGGACACGGTGCGCTGGTTCCGGGAGAACGGCCGGACGGTCCGCGAGAGCGGCGAGATCTTCCGCCGCGAACTGCTCGGCAGGGGCAACAGCGTCGACCCGATGGAGGCGTTCCACGCGGTGGTCGGCCACGCCCCGGACATCGGACCGCTGCTGGCCAGGCGGGGCGCGGAGGGTTAG